The sequence below is a genomic window from Coffea arabica cultivar ET-39 chromosome 8e, Coffea Arabica ET-39 HiFi, whole genome shotgun sequence.
AAGTCACACTGACAAAAGTAGGGAGTTTGACCACAGGATCAAATAATAAATCTCATAGAATAATTCGTCACAAGCCTCCATCTGGCTGTCAAAAGCCTCTTCCTGGTCCCTCTGTTACATCTGTTGTTTCTACATCAAATAGTATAGCTTCAGGGACTAGGAAGTACAATGGGGGTtggtatggtttgagaaatttAAGATGCAACTCCATATCTGATGTTATCCCACAAGGTGGTTCAGCCTCAGAATCTAAGGTTAAGAGGGatgttttaagaaaaagaaGTCCTGAAGGACAAATTGGTGCATCTTCTTCCGGAAAAAGAGGTAACATGGCTTGTTCTGAAGATGGACATGTCGCCGCCTCCAATACAGGAATTTCTGTCACTGGCTCAAGACATGGTAGAAGCTGGGTTTCAAATACTGATTCTCGCACTGCATCTCTGAGGACTCGGAGGGCATTGAACTCAAATACTAGGATCGGGCTTTCAAATATTGACAACAGAAATGCTTTATTAACCAGTGAATCCAGTAGCGGTATTGCACAATTATCTAGACCTGAAACTCCTAATAGTGCTAATTTACATAGTTTATCACATCAATCTTCCATAGAAGGTTCTTCAAATGCTTCAAGCTCTTGTGGACTATCTGTGAGAACTGGTGGCAATGGAACTGGTATAATGTCCTTGATGCCCACAGAGCATGGTATTACTCATGCTTTCCGGCGACATAACCTGAATGGAGTTGCTGAGGTACTTCTCTGGTTCATCTGAAGAACTACACTCCTTTCTCACTTATGTGATTAACAGAGAACTCAATACTTCAATTCTGTTTTCTTGATCTTGCCTTGGCAATTTTGTGTAACTTGTATTATTTTGTTGGAGCAGGTACAATTAGCTCTTGAGAGAATTGGGCAGGATGAAGAGCTGAACTATGAGGTACTCAATCTTTGGTAACTTTATGATTTATGCAGATTGGCATTTGTATGTTGACTTTACTTCTTATCCATTTGACTCAGCAATTACTTGCTTTGGAGAACGATTTATTTCTTGGCCACCTTAGCTTCTACGACCAGCATAGAGATATGAGATTAGATATTGATAACATGTCATATGAGGTAGGCTATCATAAGATGCAATAGATTGGAATCACTAAGTACAATATTGTTCTAACtactttttattccttttctggCTAACCAGATCGTACGAACTTGAATTTATAACAATTGTCTTTTAAATCAGCATTTTTTTGTTACTCATGAAAGTTTTCTCATTTGTTTCTTGGCTATAAAATTGGTGCCGCTGATGTACAATGCCCTCTTTTCGTACTTCTCGACTATTTTTGTACTCCTTTTTGATAGGAATTACTTGCTTTAGAGGAGAGGATGGGTACTGTGAGCACAGCACTCTCGGAAGAGGCATTTGCTAAATGCATCACGAAAAGCATGTACCAGACTGCTACGGTAGATGTTGAGGCCTCTGGATGTAGTGAGGATGAAGCTGATATTAAATGCAGTATTTGCCAGGTGGTGTCCTCATTACCAAATATATGCTTTAGAAATTATGCTTTTGGTTTGGATGTGCTTTGATTGGAATTATAGTTACCGTTAAAAAAGTTGTTGGCCCTCAAAATGGAAGCAGCCTAACTTTAGCATAGAATTACCATCAGTGCTCATCCTAGATGAGAGATTTTAAGGTAAGCTTGGATTAAGTTGGTAATGTTGGCCAGTATTTCTAAAAAGAGCTCTAGTGGaagtaggtttttttttttttgaaaaaatgaattccCTAAGAAACGGACCAGAATATAAATCGGACAAATGCGGTACTCCACCtctccccccccccaaaaaaagaaaaaaaggaagaaaagaaaggaaggccAAAGATGAATAAAGAGAATGTTTATTGTGAAGACTTAAATGTGTGTGCATGCTTGCCTGTGTCTCTTCTGGGTGAACCTCAgtaaatttgcttcaaattcaACTTAGCTGATGATGACGATGAGCCTTCTGTTTCAGCTGCATCAATTTGGTTGTGCATATTATGTATAATTTATTGAGATTGGCACTGGGTGAAACCAGTTCTCTGTGATGCATTATTCTTGATTGTTCCAACAATGACGCATAAATAGCTCACAACAAATTTGATAATGCTACAAGTTTCCTGGTTTAGAATTAGGCCTATTTGAATGCCTGCAGAATATCTGATGCCTCATCTATGTTTTCCTATGGTGGATGATTTTCTTGATTTGCTAGAATTGTTTCCCATCTATTGGTTATACTTGAATTCTTTCCATGCACACTCAAAAACATTGATGAAAAGCATCTACTTTGCAGGAAGAGTATGCGGTTGGAGATGAAATTGGGAAACTGGGATGTGAACATGGTTATCACGTGGCATGTATACAGCAGTGGTTGCGGTTGAAGAATTGGTGTCCCATTTGCAAGGCTTCAGCTGCAACATCCCAGTCTTCTTTGTCGTCCTAGGCAGGCTCAAGTGCCAAACAGTATAAGGACGCTAAATAGCATACCCATGTACAGATTACAGTCTGGTCATGCTTTTGCACCTCCtcctttttctcatttttttttcttctgataTTAATACTTCTTCGCTACATTCAGTTTAGTAAGCAATAACTACAGGTCATTGGCTCTGTAACGAATTctagatttttcttttcaataaaattttagcTCATCTGCTTCAATATCTAAGCGATTTGGTGTTTATACTAAGGACACGTGTGATCTAAAATGGTTAATTGGGTGGTGATATTGTTAAAATATGATAGACCTGGTGCTGAAGTATCAAAGCTCATAGAGATATCAAAGACTCGTTTAATGATTGTGTAATAAAGTATAGGTGTTTCATAACGTGTTGGTTAAAATGATATTGTCATTAACATATATATAAAAGAGCGAATGCCATGGCTCAAAAGAGGTACTTGTGTTGGTGATGTGGCCTATGGTTATTGGCTAGAGAGTGTTCGTCCAAAAGTCTGTGCACGTGAGTTTACTTTGGATTCCATTGtgccttcaaaaaaaaaagaaggtacTATGACGGATGTTTACCACCGCTTCCCATCTCGCTTTCTCTATCTCGGTCTCCCTCAAACCTCAGACGAAGACTCTTCCTCTCCCGCTCTCCCTCTCTCTGAAACGATGACCAGGTCTGTCAGTCATCTAcatgttttctttcttgttttctttgttaATCAACAAtaagaagaaaacaaagaaggCACTTAGATgtttttttgtttagtttttgtttccttctttgttttcttcaatttgcAGTTACTCACAATCACATTTTGCTTCTCATAGATTGAGGACAATGGATTGAAAGTTCACTCAGTCCacgaggaggagaaaaagaaTCAACTTTCCAGGTTGTGCGATTTTCTTTAATTTAGTTTTCAGACATTTTCCAATTTTACTCTAgccttcaaatttttgtttttgttttttttttttttgtaagaaaaGTTTCTGATTTCTGATCTCTTGTTTAGTGCTTTAGTTTTGCTGCTGTTAATGATCTCATTTCTGCTATCTATTGGGCAGATAGGGATCTCGTTTTTCTTCAAATAGATTgagggaaaaatggaagaaaagtcgaagggaagaagaaaaaatgatttaacTTTTCAAGGTTTGAATTTTTCTGTAGTTTATTTTCCAGCCTCTTTTCTAATTTTACGCGAAACTGGACCTTCAAGTTTCTGCTTCCTTCTGTTTTTTTTCGGCTTTTCCATTGAAgattaaatgttttaatttcttgtttagtTATTTAGTTTTGCTGCTGCTAATAGTCTTACTTTGCATTTATGTCATATTTTGATTTCTGTTTAGTAGATTGAGGAAAAACGCCAGAAAAATCCACAAGAAGAGATAGATTTAACTTTTTTAGGTTGTgatcttttttttccccaagtATCTTTGCAGATCACCTGAAATTCAGCTTTCAAGTTATATTCTATTCATTGGTTTTCATAAAGTAGCTATAGGTATTATTTCTTAGTTTTGCCTTTTATCTTTACTATTGCCTTCTTAACACGGATGGTTATGCAGCCAAGTTGTATATGGTACTGGGAGATCCTGTTTGAATTGTGCTTGGAATAGATGTCCTTTGTCATTACTTTTCCATTGCAGTAGTTGTGACTTTGTATTTAGAGTAT
It includes:
- the LOC113704604 gene encoding uncharacterized protein isoform X2, with the translated sequence MDEFSGRRHRVGVVVPKKGSSLVSRDAIDKREQNAEFCNRIGCNGRLKYGKSNQSNCAEKYKNSRPSCHSSSGKQITGSSSRTCFPITNGRKSRHDSDSYRKSSSNLDNDSAESCGVRYEPAVTEHIPLVSRNHTVHQPDLQDSSAGKVTLTKVGSLTTGSNNKSHRIIRHKPPSGCQKPLPGPSVTSVVSTSNSIASGTRKYNGGWYGLRNLRCNSISDVIPQGGSASESKVKRDVLRKRSPEGQIGASSSGKRGNMACSEDGHVAASNTGISVTGSRHGRSWVSNTDSRTASLRTRRALNSNTRIGLSNIDNRNALLTSESSSGIAQLSRPETPNSANLHSLSHQSSIEGSSNASSSCGLSVRTGGNGTGIMSLMPTEHGITHAFRRHNLNGVAEVQLALERIGQDEELNYEELLALEERMGTVSTALSEEAFAKCITKSMYQTATVDVEASGCSEDEADIKCSICQEEYAVGDEIGKLGCEHGYHVACIQQWLRLKNWCPICKASAATSQSSLSS
- the LOC113704604 gene encoding uncharacterized protein isoform X1 — protein: MDEFSGRRHRVGVVVPKKGSSLVSRDAIDKREQNAEFCNRIGCNGRLKYGKSNQSNCAEKYKNSRPSCHSSSGKQITGSSSRTCFPITNGRKSRHDSDSYRKSSSNLDNDSAESCGVRYEPAVTEHIPLVSRNHTVHQPDLQDSSAGKVTLTKVGSLTTGSNNKSHRIIRHKPPSGCQKPLPGPSVTSVVSTSNSIASGTRKYNGGWYGLRNLRCNSISDVIPQGGSASESKVKRDVLRKRSPEGQIGASSSGKRGNMACSEDGHVAASNTGISVTGSRHGRSWVSNTDSRTASLRTRRALNSNTRIGLSNIDNRNALLTSESSSGIAQLSRPETPNSANLHSLSHQSSIEGSSNASSSCGLSVRTGGNGTGIMSLMPTEHGITHAFRRHNLNGVAEVQLALERIGQDEELNYEQLLALENDLFLGHLSFYDQHRDMRLDIDNMSYEELLALEERMGTVSTALSEEAFAKCITKSMYQTATVDVEASGCSEDEADIKCSICQEEYAVGDEIGKLGCEHGYHVACIQQWLRLKNWCPICKASAATSQSSLSS